In a genomic window of Melanotaenia boesemani isolate fMelBoe1 chromosome 1, fMelBoe1.pri, whole genome shotgun sequence:
- the rnaset2 gene encoding ribonuclease T2 → MRFYSPLLFCLAAVMSSTAVFSYSHMWTKLVLTHHWPITFCSMEHCHPNISYWTLHGLWPDQGINCNKSWHFNSSQIKDLLPDMEKSWPDLLNPSSAEFWKYEWQKHGTCAAKADSLNSQHKYFSKALELYHKLDLSSVLRKFDIIPSEKYYTFSQIEGVIEQFYGIKPKIQCVHPSKNAEAQILGQIEICFDADFNLLDCEKRLTMDAISEGGWDHDADINRASGFMVCDHDMPVFYPPLP, encoded by the exons ATGAGATTCTACTCTCCTCTCCTGTTCTGCCTTGCAGCAGTCATGTCCTCCACTGCTGTCTTTTCATATTC CCATATGTGGACCAAGTTGGTGCTGACTCATCACTGGCCCATCACTTTCTGTTCT ATGGAGCACTGTCATCCCAACATTAGCTACTGGACGCTACATGGACTCTG gccAGATCAGGGGATCAACTGCAATAAATCATGGCATTTTAACTCTTCCCAAATAAAG GACCTGCTtccagacatggagaagagtTGGCCTGACCTGCTTAACCCTTCATCTGCTGAATTTTG GAAATATGAGTGGCAAAAACATGGGACATGTGCAGCCAAAGCAGATTCACTGAACAGTCAACATAAGTACTTCAGTAAGGCACTGGAATTATACCATAAACTGGATCTGAGCAG CGTCTTGAGGAAGTTTGACATTATCCCATCTGAAAAATACTACACT TTTTCTCAGATTGAAGGAGTGATAGAACAATTCTATGGGATCAAACCTAAGATCCAGTGTGTCCATCCTTCAAAG AATGCTGAAGCCCAGATTTTGGGGCAGATCGAGATTTGTTTCGACGCTGACTTCAACCTGCTGGACTGCGAGAAACGGCTTACAATGGACGCTATTTCAGAGGGAGGTTGGGACCATGACGCGGACATCAACAGAGCATCTGGATTCATGGTGTGTGACCATGACATGCCAGTTTTCTACCCACCACTTCCATGA